Proteins from one Candidatus Eisenbacteria bacterium genomic window:
- a CDS encoding VWA domain-containing protein: MRTRSDTGLLHLLARLSLLQVLLATSALSAPCPDRMSGETVPRSISAEGGLVDLRIPESLSEPGVVDRLIQEKRWWNHPTLYVDQRRREAYQTAFLEIALQPSIGENPFRDALALANRFSQGTGRMTDLAETLEAAAELVYARHGVPGGAGYIHGGTPLAEFANELKHGARQVHALANTPAFTQIMASLAVAGVTAQAFDLVGGAATLSALNHDVAWHRIVEIERILREVERQQGIQIDPALWRGLDDAKTSVMVLRDRGAAGAFVVNLDQNKDKLVGDLPVLALGLKTAGAAALGGHTWLANPKLLPFLIIYKEIQAIAEQEKEIHLASSLAMIHELLGKTAPRGPSPLVEQARCYAQYSFFDHMHHSFTGSWTIGFKRLVSRSLREWGDYYRDMRDRTLRSVNPPPLPAALARVSWDWPDSSATGVVPLAGDRAVLFVFDNSGSMSERVGGGGVRRIDAARNALHAVVREGQGLSIDWALMVLNGEPNRLVAGFSQDVGRIESGVDALEPGGETPLGETLFEALEVIDRTCPSGVCQLVLLSDGLATDEDVARKAAAEIKRRNDLLFQHLSPLPGGPMLSFSPGSRAGSEAHRLLNLLVSPALAANGAAPSKGIRFSLIAFDTEPEVQTALKALADIAGGTFYTAADAANLISELRSAVMEDYDLVAPGGKVVVSWQGRPAFSASSAAATVFVPPRSHAMEWAFAGVLLLFCLALGAVLVRRHGIGVFSRSAPALLELPESEAAKWGRLVRVRGARFRIGRSREMDLRLADPRVSLFHAEIVREKDEHVLVNRSETNPVHVNGLPVKRRALEDGDMLTLGRVAIRFVRRSRRRSR, from the coding sequence ATGAGGACACGGTCGGACACCGGACTCCTCCACCTGTTGGCTCGGCTTTCCCTCCTCCAGGTTCTCCTCGCCACTTCTGCTCTCTCGGCCCCCTGCCCGGACCGCATGAGCGGAGAAACCGTCCCGCGCAGCATTTCCGCCGAGGGAGGCTTGGTGGACCTTCGTATTCCAGAAAGCCTCTCCGAGCCGGGAGTCGTCGATCGTCTGATTCAGGAAAAGCGCTGGTGGAATCACCCGACGCTCTATGTCGATCAGCGCCGCCGCGAGGCCTACCAGACCGCCTTTCTCGAGATCGCGCTCCAACCTTCGATTGGAGAGAACCCCTTTCGTGACGCACTGGCCTTGGCGAACCGCTTCTCGCAAGGGACGGGCCGCATGACGGATCTCGCGGAGACGTTGGAAGCCGCGGCGGAACTTGTGTACGCCCGCCACGGCGTGCCCGGCGGAGCAGGGTATATCCATGGAGGCACCCCGCTCGCCGAATTCGCCAACGAGCTGAAGCACGGGGCGCGCCAGGTTCACGCGCTCGCGAACACGCCCGCCTTCACGCAGATCATGGCGTCGCTCGCCGTCGCCGGCGTGACCGCACAGGCCTTCGACCTCGTGGGCGGCGCGGCGACCCTCAGCGCGCTGAACCACGACGTCGCCTGGCATCGCATCGTGGAAATCGAACGAATCCTGCGCGAGGTGGAGCGCCAGCAGGGAATCCAGATCGACCCGGCGCTCTGGAGAGGCCTCGACGACGCGAAGACGAGCGTCATGGTGCTGCGCGATCGAGGCGCGGCGGGGGCCTTCGTCGTGAACCTCGACCAAAACAAGGACAAGTTGGTCGGAGATCTTCCGGTCCTCGCGCTCGGTCTGAAGACCGCGGGCGCCGCCGCTCTTGGGGGCCATACGTGGCTCGCCAACCCAAAGCTCCTTCCCTTTCTCATCATATACAAGGAGATCCAGGCGATCGCGGAGCAGGAAAAGGAGATCCATCTCGCATCCTCTCTCGCGATGATCCACGAGCTTCTCGGCAAGACCGCGCCGCGGGGCCCCTCGCCGCTCGTCGAGCAGGCCAGATGCTACGCCCAATACTCTTTCTTCGACCACATGCACCACTCATTCACCGGATCCTGGACGATCGGATTCAAGCGTCTCGTGAGCCGGAGCCTTCGAGAGTGGGGCGATTACTACAGGGACATGCGCGACCGAACGCTACGAAGTGTGAACCCGCCTCCCCTGCCGGCGGCGCTTGCGAGGGTTTCATGGGACTGGCCGGACTCGAGCGCGACCGGCGTCGTTCCCCTCGCCGGCGACCGCGCCGTCCTCTTCGTCTTCGACAACTCGGGAAGCATGAGCGAAAGGGTGGGCGGGGGCGGAGTTCGCCGGATCGACGCGGCACGGAATGCCCTCCATGCGGTCGTGCGGGAGGGGCAGGGCCTCTCGATCGATTGGGCGCTCATGGTTCTGAACGGGGAGCCGAATCGCCTCGTCGCCGGGTTCTCCCAAGATGTCGGTCGAATCGAGTCCGGCGTCGATGCCCTCGAGCCCGGGGGCGAAACACCTCTCGGAGAGACTCTTTTCGAGGCGCTCGAGGTGATCGACCGGACCTGCCCGTCGGGAGTCTGTCAGCTCGTCCTTCTCTCGGACGGGCTCGCCACGGACGAAGATGTCGCTCGGAAGGCGGCGGCCGAGATCAAGCGGAGGAACGATCTTCTCTTCCAGCACCTGAGTCCTCTTCCGGGCGGTCCCATGTTGTCGTTCTCTCCCGGATCCCGTGCGGGCAGCGAGGCGCATCGACTTCTGAACCTCCTCGTTTCCCCGGCTCTCGCGGCGAACGGCGCGGCGCCGTCGAAGGGGATCCGGTTCTCCCTCATCGCCTTCGACACCGAGCCGGAGGTCCAAACGGCTCTCAAGGCTCTCGCGGACATCGCGGGCGGGACGTTCTACACCGCCGCCGACGCGGCGAACCTCATCTCCGAACTTCGATCCGCGGTAATGGAGGACTACGATCTCGTCGCCCCGGGGGGGAAGGTCGTCGTTTCTTGGCAGGGTCGTCCTGCGTTTTCCGCCTCATCCGCGGCGGCGACCGTGTTCGTGCCTCCTCGAAGCCATGCGATGGAATGGGCGTTCGCAGGAGTCCTTCTTCTTTTCTGCTTGGCCCTCGGTGCGGTCCTCGTGCGCCGACACGGGATCGGCGTCTTTTCGCGAAGCGCCCCCGCTCTTCTCGAACTCCCCGAGAGCGAGGCCGCGAAATGGGGCCGCCTGGTCCGCGTGCGGGGCGCGCGGTTTCGGATCGGGCGGAGCCGCGAGATGGATCTTCGGCTTGCCGATCCACGTGTCTCTTTGTTCCACGCGGAGATCGTGCGCGAGAAAGACGAGCACGTTCTCGTCAATCGGAGCGAGACGAACCCGGTCCACGTGAACGGTCTTCCCGTGAAGCGTCGCGCGCTCGAAGACGGAGACATGCTGACCCTGGGGCGCGTCGCGATCCGGTTCGTCCGTCGCTCGAGGAGGCGTTCGAGATGA